The proteins below come from a single Eubacterium limosum genomic window:
- a CDS encoding sensor domain-containing diguanylate cyclase: protein MSETMNIALAEVLAGNRVETENILQALEMIRGSIGFDGGSVYQIELSGRFYLAEKQQSAEATADRCGAPPKFKTESAAWLAQQAVVSVGRSGHNARRETELLDLFGADALVAAPVTDENGELHELVVFFDRNAEKLPPETAVRLPLLLMTRYLSSRVYQSKLWRARRSLESVLDNTGIDIYVNDFNTHDILYVNKSMAAPYGGKEQFLGKKCWQILFPGQNGPCDFCPQEKIADEDGNPTRVYTWDYQRPFDGAWFRVFSAAFQWEDGRMAHVVSSADITDNKQKEALIQYMANYDALTDLPNRRMLLSEGEARISQARPQEKLYLMFFDIDGFKAINDAYGHDAGDAFLVQLSRFFTEIPLLQEAIYRNGGDEFVALIAGEAITKENIRNLSNFIHLRFNKPWVLTEGQAFCNTSIGVACYPEDGESVEELLHIADLAMYQAKKSGPGHVCFGSELKTK, encoded by the coding sequence ATGAGTGAAACCATGAATATCGCGCTGGCAGAGGTGCTGGCAGGAAACCGGGTGGAGACAGAAAACATCCTACAGGCGCTGGAGATGATCCGGGGCAGTATCGGTTTTGACGGCGGGTCCGTGTACCAGATCGAGCTCTCCGGACGTTTCTATCTGGCGGAAAAACAGCAGTCCGCAGAAGCGACGGCGGACCGCTGCGGCGCGCCGCCCAAATTTAAGACAGAAAGCGCGGCGTGGCTCGCCCAGCAGGCCGTGGTCAGCGTTGGGCGCAGCGGGCATAACGCGCGCCGGGAGACAGAGCTGCTCGATCTTTTCGGGGCGGACGCCCTGGTCGCGGCCCCGGTGACCGATGAGAACGGGGAGCTCCATGAGCTGGTCGTCTTTTTTGACCGGAACGCGGAGAAGCTGCCGCCAGAGACCGCGGTCAGGCTCCCGCTGCTGCTCATGACCAGGTACCTGTCCTCCCGGGTCTACCAGAGTAAACTCTGGCGGGCCCGGCGCTCTCTCGAGAGCGTCCTGGACAATACAGGCATCGACATCTACGTCAATGATTTTAACACGCACGATATTTTGTATGTGAACAAGTCAATGGCGGCGCCCTATGGGGGAAAGGAGCAGTTCCTGGGCAAAAAGTGCTGGCAGATACTCTTTCCGGGGCAGAACGGCCCCTGCGATTTCTGCCCCCAGGAAAAAATTGCCGATGAGGACGGCAATCCCACCAGAGTCTACACCTGGGATTACCAGCGCCCCTTTGACGGCGCGTGGTTCCGGGTGTTCAGCGCGGCCTTCCAGTGGGAGGACGGCCGGATGGCCCATGTGGTCAGCAGCGCGGACATTACCGATAACAAGCAGAAGGAGGCGCTCATACAGTACATGGCCAACTATGACGCCCTCACCGACCTGCCCAACCGCCGGATGCTCCTGAGCGAGGGTGAGGCGCGGATCAGCCAGGCGCGGCCGCAGGAGAAGCTCTACCTGATGTTTTTTGACATTGACGGGTTTAAGGCCATCAACGACGCCTACGGGCACGACGCTGGCGACGCGTTTCTGGTGCAGCTGAGCCGGTTCTTTACGGAAATCCCGCTGCTGCAGGAGGCCATCTACCGCAACGGCGGGGACGAGTTTGTCGCCCTGATCGCCGGGGAGGCCATCACAAAGGAGAATATCCGAAACCTGTCCAACTTCATTCACCTGCGCTTTAATAAGCCCTGGGTTTTGACCGAGGGGCAGGCATTCTGCAACACCAGCATCGGCGTGGCGTGCTACCCCGAGGACGGAGAGAGCGTCGAGGAGCTTCTCCATATCGCGGATTTAGCCATGTACCAGGCAAAGAAATCCGGTCCGGGGCATGTCTGCTTTGGCAGTGAGCTCAAAACGAAGTGA
- a CDS encoding YcbK family protein: MKTIRKRTALLILAALTAAGILYFAHELNWAPARQNPPPAQSGAPQPEPATPEAPPGDPDPENPDPPGQPESGTLEAQPVMVSEHFARDEYRCDCAGSCDGFPAEPQPELVSRVEALRQAVGAPIIITSGVRCEKRNEEVGGVAWSFHKRGAAADLYSPGVPVGTLAALAKDCGLNILPYYSSGYVHVEI; encoded by the coding sequence ATGAAAACCATTCGAAAAAGAACCGCCCTGCTGATCCTGGCTGCCCTGACAGCCGCCGGCATCCTCTACTTTGCCCATGAGCTAAACTGGGCGCCCGCCCGGCAGAACCCGCCGCCCGCACAGTCCGGGGCGCCTCAGCCCGAGCCGGCCACGCCTGAGGCGCCGCCCGGAGACCCAGACCCGGAAAACCCCGATCCGCCCGGCCAGCCCGAGAGCGGCACCCTCGAAGCGCAGCCCGTCATGGTGAGCGAACACTTCGCCCGGGACGAGTACCGCTGCGACTGTGCAGGCAGCTGTGACGGCTTCCCGGCCGAGCCCCAGCCCGAGCTTGTAAGCCGCGTCGAGGCCCTGCGCCAGGCCGTGGGCGCGCCCATCATCATCACCTCCGGCGTCCGCTGTGAAAAACGCAACGAGGAGGTGGGCGGCGTGGCCTGGTCCTTCCACAAGCGGGGCGCCGCCGCCGACCTGTACAGCCCCGGCGTTCCCGTCGGCACCCTGGCCGCTCTGGCAAAGGACTGCGGCCTCAACATCCTGCCCTACTACAGCAGCGGGTATGTGCATGTGGAGATATAA
- a CDS encoding sensor domain-containing diguanylate cyclase has translation MVYPFSHSTPKQSVTKGQRGARQASGIVTSLGKDRPMKELHRKSLYHYATALFVFLCYLGICIAVFFYGIQKAVEDTTRVQLADNVTSQCNHLKDVMDLEFENLEGLADYLGRQDNPVTAENGDLLRAMVSESSFMRMTYGTKEGAAYASDGAEVQDMSGQAFFQAAIGGRRVVSDPIESQMDGTDLIVLAVPVYDSRGSVNGVLAGSFDVSRLSEIFFGDLYGGTGYVYIINSAGESIMMDKKHGEDRRGQTFFEFYSDVTFEKGSSLAQVQADLADGTGAVYRVSRDGETRYLTYEPIGYNNWFICYAVPEENAQQPYAFIRDYEIVLSLFVVAGLIILLAVLQYTNVRDRKLLEVKAQTDAMTGLLNAVSTRENVDVWLQGDEHRGMQALIMLDVDRFKDVNDTYGHAVGDEALRQSAALLRRHFRGSDIVGRVGGDEFIVFMKNIPGDAIVSSQLEKLCQTFHAIRIAEAHDLRLTCSAGAALAPADGSDFDTLYKKADLALYSIKRGTRDGFAIYQDGETGV, from the coding sequence ATGGTGTACCCATTTTCACATTCAACACCAAAGCAAAGCGTTACAAAAGGGCAGCGGGGCGCGCGGCAGGCTTCCGGCATTGTAACTTCTTTGGGAAAGGACAGGCCCATGAAAGAGCTCCATCGAAAATCGCTTTACCATTACGCAACCGCCCTTTTCGTGTTCCTATGCTATCTTGGCATCTGCATTGCCGTGTTTTTCTACGGCATCCAGAAAGCTGTGGAGGATACCACGCGGGTTCAGCTGGCCGACAATGTCACCAGTCAATGCAACCACCTGAAAGACGTCATGGACCTGGAGTTTGAAAACCTGGAGGGCCTGGCCGATTATCTGGGAAGACAGGACAACCCTGTTACAGCCGAAAACGGCGACCTGCTGAGGGCCATGGTCAGTGAGAGCTCCTTTATGCGCATGACCTATGGGACAAAGGAAGGCGCCGCCTACGCCAGCGACGGAGCCGAGGTACAGGATATGAGCGGGCAGGCCTTTTTCCAGGCCGCCATCGGAGGCCGCCGCGTGGTCAGCGACCCCATCGAGAGCCAGATGGACGGCACTGACCTCATCGTGCTGGCTGTGCCGGTCTATGACAGCCGCGGCAGCGTTAACGGCGTGCTGGCCGGAAGCTTTGACGTCAGCCGCCTCAGCGAGATCTTCTTCGGCGACCTGTACGGCGGCACCGGCTATGTCTATATCATCAACAGCGCGGGCGAGTCCATCATGATGGATAAAAAGCACGGGGAGGACCGGAGGGGCCAGACCTTTTTCGAGTTTTACAGCGACGTCACCTTTGAGAAGGGCAGCTCCCTCGCGCAGGTGCAGGCCGACCTGGCAGACGGCACCGGCGCGGTCTACCGGGTCAGCCGGGACGGAGAAACCCGCTATCTCACCTATGAGCCCATTGGCTACAATAACTGGTTTATCTGCTATGCAGTGCCTGAGGAGAACGCTCAGCAGCCCTATGCCTTTATCCGGGATTATGAGATCGTGCTCTCCCTCTTTGTGGTGGCCGGGCTCATCATCCTGCTGGCAGTGCTCCAGTACACCAACGTGCGGGACCGCAAGCTGCTTGAGGTTAAGGCCCAGACCGACGCCATGACCGGCCTGCTGAACGCAGTCAGCACCCGCGAGAATGTGGACGTCTGGCTCCAGGGCGACGAGCACCGGGGCATGCAGGCCCTTATCATGCTGGACGTGGACCGGTTCAAGGACGTCAACGATACCTACGGCCACGCCGTGGGCGACGAGGCCCTGCGCCAGTCCGCGGCGCTGCTGAGGCGGCATTTCCGCGGCAGCGATATCGTGGGCCGTGTGGGCGGCGATGAGTTCATCGTCTTTATGAAAAACATTCCCGGCGACGCCATTGTGTCGTCCCAGCTTGAAAAGCTCTGCCAGACCTTCCACGCCATCCGCATCGCGGAGGCCCATGACCTGCGGCTTACCTGCAGCGCTGGAGCGGCTTTGGCCCCGGCGGACGGCAGCGATTTTGACACCCTATATAAAAAGGCCGACCTGGCCCTGTACAGCATCAAGCGCGGCACCCGCGACGGCTTCGCCATCTACCAGGACGGTGAGACCGGTGTGTGA
- a CDS encoding DUF2922 domain-containing protein — protein METTTTTKALDLEFELENGKSFTITCPDYLDDLTQEQIETQAAGAFAPDGFNLTKLKCFEYIDKTTRKTEIEA, from the coding sequence ATGGAGACAACCACGACCACCAAAGCCCTGGACCTGGAGTTTGAGCTGGAAAACGGCAAGAGCTTCACCATCACCTGCCCCGACTATCTGGACGACCTGACCCAGGAGCAGATCGAGACCCAGGCCGCCGGGGCCTTTGCCCCAGACGGCTTCAATCTCACAAAACTCAAGTGCTTTGAGTACATTGACAAGACCACCCGGAAAACCGAAATCGAAGCGTAA
- a CDS encoding helix-turn-helix transcriptional regulator — translation MGKRTARWAKAHRARLALTQPQLAEAADISLSTVTRLERGDPVRDYVLEALENLFADERPSEDGQKPQSAGQNHHFQLTIYQDLLR, via the coding sequence ATGGGCAAGCGTACCGCCAGATGGGCAAAGGCCCACCGCGCCCGCCTGGCCCTCACCCAGCCCCAGCTGGCCGAAGCGGCGGACATCAGCCTGAGCACCGTAACCCGGCTGGAACGGGGCGACCCGGTAAGGGACTATGTGCTCGAGGCGCTGGAGAATCTGTTTGCGGACGAGCGGCCCAGTGAGGATGGTCAGAAACCTCAGTCCGCTGGTCAGAATCATCACTTCCAGCTGACCATATACCAGGACCTCCTGAGGTGA
- a CDS encoding phage antirepressor KilAC domain-containing protein has translation MQKKSTPEMLETFFTGGLFATPENEETELMEAISCKLIEFACILGTVAVDARFAREAMGTSEVFPVSEIAADYGCSAQAFNKLLRDQGIQYKRGRRWYLYDRYQGHGYTATRLTARDTGGRVRTFSSMQWTVRGRCFLYNFLREQGIHPTAQKGEQP, from the coding sequence ATGCAGAAGAAATCAACTCCAGAAATGCTGGAAACGTTCTTTACAGGGGGCTTGTTTGCGACGCCCGAAAACGAGGAAACCGAGCTGATGGAGGCCATATCCTGCAAGCTCATCGAGTTTGCCTGTATCCTGGGCACCGTGGCTGTGGACGCCCGTTTTGCCAGAGAGGCCATGGGCACCAGCGAAGTCTTTCCGGTCAGCGAGATCGCCGCTGACTACGGCTGCAGCGCCCAGGCCTTTAACAAGCTGCTCCGCGACCAGGGTATCCAGTACAAGCGGGGCAGACGCTGGTACCTGTACGACCGCTACCAGGGCCACGGCTACACCGCCACCCGGCTCACCGCCAGGGACACCGGCGGGCGCGTGCGGACGTTCAGCAGTATGCAGTGGACGGTTCGGGGGCGGTGCTTCCTGTACAACTTTCTGCGGGAGCAGGGCATCCATCCCACCGCCCAGAAAGGGGAGCAGCCATGA
- a CDS encoding putative bifunctional diguanylate cyclase/phosphodiesterase has protein sequence MNKKDFAWLIMCSRKTIAYVADMDSYELKFLSPAAMELCGLTTHEEYLNQKCYELIQDLDAPCAFCTNRKLRPGEPYKWEFYNQHLKCWASIEDSLIDIDGRSYRLEVIQDISKNKAKIDSILNQLTMEEMLVKCIELLAYENDADVAIDRFLETVGDFYAADRAYIVEYDFEQGCANNTYEWCQRHISSEKDNLQKLPLELLKDWDAKFENRGFFYINSVRKDYAQDSPEYNILNQQGIQSVAAAPFVQDGQITGFLGVDNPSANTRDWTLLRSVSTFVIDELKKRRLFLDLEYASYRDLLTGLNNRNYYQKFLDELKLSPPGSLGIVYIDINGLKAANDSYGHQYGDYIITQSALILKRFFPDCAFRIGGDEFIALSIDCGQADFEQRVADVKESFAQDKNVDVSIGSLWKQGEYNIENEIILADELMYSEKQKYYDAILREGRASRTGQATHLLQAIRNHQFAVVYQPQVELATGKIVGVEALIRKKGPGGKLITPDHFIPRYESEGIIRHIDLYVFEVLCAQLKKWHDRGDKLRGSVNFSRVTLMETNIVKTLQDVCARYSVSPEDITVEITESISKLENAALNALINTFHAAGFSISLDDFGTAYSNLSILGELDFTELKIDKSMLQDLTDNKKKQALVKNVILICKDFGNIISLAEGIESEEQYALLLKYHCLLGQGYFFSKPLTEKVFNTYYRTKKTLRAPMYPH, from the coding sequence ATGAATAAAAAGGATTTCGCATGGCTGATTATGTGTTCCAGGAAAACGATCGCCTACGTAGCGGATATGGACAGCTACGAATTGAAGTTTCTCAGCCCTGCTGCCATGGAGCTATGCGGGCTTACCACGCATGAGGAGTACCTGAATCAAAAATGCTATGAGCTGATACAGGACCTGGACGCGCCGTGCGCCTTCTGCACTAACCGCAAGCTCCGCCCGGGCGAGCCCTATAAATGGGAGTTCTACAACCAGCACCTGAAATGCTGGGCGAGCATTGAGGACAGCCTCATCGACATTGACGGCCGGTCCTACCGCCTGGAGGTCATCCAGGACATCTCAAAGAACAAGGCGAAGATCGACAGCATCCTCAACCAGCTGACCATGGAGGAGATGCTGGTCAAGTGCATCGAGCTTCTGGCCTACGAGAACGACGCCGACGTGGCCATCGACCGGTTTTTGGAGACGGTGGGCGATTTCTACGCGGCCGACCGGGCTTATATCGTGGAGTACGACTTTGAGCAGGGCTGCGCCAACAACACCTATGAGTGGTGCCAGCGCCATATTTCCTCCGAGAAGGATAACCTTCAGAAGCTTCCCCTGGAGCTGCTGAAGGACTGGGACGCCAAGTTTGAGAACCGTGGCTTTTTCTACATCAACTCTGTGCGTAAGGACTACGCACAGGATTCCCCCGAGTACAACATTCTGAACCAGCAGGGAATCCAGTCGGTGGCGGCGGCGCCCTTTGTTCAGGACGGGCAGATCACCGGCTTCCTGGGCGTTGACAACCCGTCTGCCAACACCCGGGACTGGACGCTGCTGCGCTCAGTCTCCACCTTTGTCATTGATGAGCTCAAGAAGCGGCGGCTGTTCCTCGACCTGGAGTACGCCAGCTACCGGGATCTCCTGACCGGGCTTAACAACCGCAACTACTACCAGAAGTTCTTAGACGAGCTGAAGCTCTCGCCACCCGGCTCCCTGGGCATTGTCTACATTGACATCAACGGCCTCAAGGCCGCCAACGACAGCTACGGCCACCAGTACGGGGACTACATCATCACCCAGTCCGCGCTGATTTTAAAGCGTTTTTTCCCGGACTGCGCTTTCCGCATCGGCGGCGATGAGTTTATCGCCCTGAGCATCGACTGCGGCCAGGCCGATTTCGAGCAAAGGGTCGCGGACGTCAAGGAATCCTTTGCCCAGGACAAGAACGTGGACGTCTCCATCGGCTCGCTCTGGAAACAGGGGGAATACAACATCGAGAACGAGATTATCCTGGCCGATGAGCTCATGTACTCCGAAAAGCAAAAATACTACGACGCGATCCTGCGGGAGGGGCGTGCCAGCCGCACCGGCCAGGCCACCCATCTGCTCCAGGCCATCCGAAACCACCAGTTCGCAGTGGTCTACCAGCCCCAGGTGGAGCTGGCCACTGGAAAGATTGTGGGCGTCGAGGCCCTGATCCGCAAAAAGGGACCAGGCGGCAAGCTCATCACGCCTGACCATTTTATCCCACGGTACGAGAGCGAGGGGATCATCCGGCACATTGACCTGTACGTCTTTGAGGTGCTCTGCGCTCAGCTTAAAAAGTGGCACGACCGGGGCGACAAGCTGCGCGGCTCTGTCAACTTTTCCCGGGTCACGCTGATGGAAACCAACATCGTGAAAACCCTCCAGGACGTGTGCGCCCGGTACAGCGTCTCCCCGGAGGACATCACCGTCGAGATCACGGAGAGCATCAGCAAGCTTGAGAACGCGGCGCTGAACGCGCTGATCAACACCTTCCACGCGGCCGGGTTCTCCATCTCTCTGGATGATTTTGGCACCGCCTATTCTAACCTCTCTATCCTGGGCGAGCTGGATTTCACAGAGCTCAAAATCGACAAATCCATGCTCCAGGACCTGACCGACAACAAGAAAAAGCAGGCCCTGGTCAAGAATGTCATCCTGATCTGCAAGGATTTCGGCAACATCATCTCTCTGGCCGAGGGCATCGAATCGGAGGAGCAGTACGCGCTGCTGCTCAAATACCACTGCCTGCTGGGGCAGGGCTATTTTTTCTCCAAGCCTCTCACCGAAAAGGTGTTTAACACCTATTACCGCACGAAAAAGACGCTCAGGGCACCCATGTACCCGCACTGA
- a CDS encoding EAL domain-containing protein — protein sequence MQNLFENMDMDAEVLYGLLSSICNDYLYIWDTCSDRFQVSPNTASDFCFEENSMAHYCAAMLRRIHPRDQERFRKRLAELWQSDETAFTLNYQMLDATGAYIWVNNRGRVRRNPHTGQPAVILGAMKSLEECEYVDYVTGLLHHRFCQEKFQGILDDDPDIHFKLLLLGIDEFNKINTLNSRTFGDKVLKTTAQEILKRLPGEVNLYRYEGDQFMVAGAGASREEMLSIYERIQQYARGAHRVDNQPYRFGVSAGLVSYPEDGDSWADLEKKAAVALKRAKHNGKNQCVEFKQGMLREQIDRQFLTNCMAESVENDFQGFRLVFQPLCDVSELAVIGAEALLRYRMPDGREISPVDFIPQLESSRLILKVGLWVLEQAAEACRAWVKWVPDFAMNVNVSYIQLREPDFCREAEAVLRRQGLAPGNLVLELTESYFMKEDANVKAALSRLRAKRIQLAMDDFGTGYSSLERLADLDVDIVKVDRFFVKALHTSQHNRDFIESVIRLCHNRRKKVCVEGVETREEWESVRLMNADCIQGFYISRPVEKDFFFSHYVAVSFDGKNLAGAIDRERLQDHLVNDRELLFAMMNATPLSLMIWNRQFEILACNEEAVRLFGADNRTRLIEDFDSYSPPRQPNGQESRTKVRDRIFEAFLNGKTQFKWMHLDRHGHQFPVEVTCVRIPYQNDHVVASYARDLRSELEVEQSNKKFRKRLLALLDATPLCLNLWNKKFENVMCNEEALKLFELEDEREYLAHFYALSPERQPDGQFSEAKAEAKITEAMQRGRTRFRWLHCKQDGTPIPAEVTLVRIDHLDDDGSAMVAGYTRDLREQIEAEKMQRVLNARVRAVMDATPLSCILWNVREEILDCNQMAVEMFCAGSVDDVLRGFDSYQPLYQPDGTPSLEKKETYFREVKEKGYCAFEWLYENRQHEKIPCEVTLVRAAMKEDEDIIIAYSRDLRTPGERKKDTADE from the coding sequence ATGCAAAATTTATTTGAGAACATGGACATGGACGCTGAAGTGCTCTATGGCCTGTTGTCGTCAATCTGCAATGACTATCTCTATATATGGGATACGTGCAGTGACCGCTTTCAGGTATCGCCCAACACCGCTTCCGACTTTTGCTTCGAAGAAAACAGCATGGCCCATTATTGCGCGGCAATGCTCAGGCGGATACACCCCCGCGACCAGGAGCGTTTCAGGAAACGCCTCGCCGAACTCTGGCAGTCCGACGAGACAGCCTTCACCCTCAACTACCAGATGCTGGACGCCACCGGAGCCTACATCTGGGTGAACAACCGTGGCCGGGTGCGGCGCAACCCCCACACAGGTCAGCCAGCAGTCATACTCGGGGCGATGAAAAGCCTGGAGGAATGTGAGTACGTAGACTATGTAACCGGCCTTCTGCACCACCGGTTCTGCCAGGAAAAATTCCAGGGCATTCTGGACGATGACCCGGATATTCATTTCAAGCTGCTGCTTTTGGGCATCGACGAGTTCAATAAGATCAATACCCTGAACAGCAGGACCTTTGGGGATAAGGTACTTAAAACCACTGCCCAGGAAATTTTAAAGCGTCTGCCGGGCGAGGTAAACCTCTACCGCTACGAGGGCGACCAGTTCATGGTGGCCGGCGCTGGCGCGTCCCGGGAGGAAATGTTAAGCATCTATGAGCGCATCCAGCAGTACGCGCGGGGAGCGCACCGGGTCGATAACCAGCCCTACCGCTTTGGTGTGTCTGCCGGGCTGGTCTCCTATCCTGAGGACGGGGACAGCTGGGCCGATCTGGAAAAAAAGGCCGCGGTCGCCCTCAAAAGAGCCAAGCACAACGGAAAAAACCAGTGCGTCGAGTTTAAGCAGGGCATGCTCAGAGAACAGATCGACCGGCAGTTCCTGACCAACTGCATGGCGGAGAGCGTGGAAAATGATTTCCAGGGGTTCCGCCTGGTATTCCAGCCCCTGTGCGACGTCAGCGAGCTGGCGGTCATTGGCGCCGAGGCCCTGCTAAGGTACCGGATGCCCGACGGGCGGGAGATATCCCCTGTAGATTTTATCCCTCAGCTTGAGAGCAGCCGCCTGATCCTAAAGGTCGGGCTCTGGGTGCTGGAGCAGGCCGCCGAGGCCTGCCGGGCCTGGGTGAAGTGGGTCCCCGACTTTGCGATGAACGTCAATGTCTCCTACATTCAGCTCAGGGAGCCTGATTTCTGCAGAGAGGCCGAGGCCGTTCTGCGCCGCCAGGGCCTGGCGCCCGGAAACCTGGTGCTGGAGCTGACCGAGAGCTACTTTATGAAAGAGGACGCCAACGTAAAGGCAGCGCTGAGCCGTCTCCGGGCCAAACGTATCCAGCTGGCCATGGACGACTTTGGCACAGGCTACTCCTCGCTGGAGCGCCTGGCCGACCTGGATGTAGACATTGTCAAGGTCGACCGCTTCTTTGTGAAGGCCCTGCACACCAGCCAGCACAACCGCGATTTCATCGAATCCGTTATCCGCCTCTGCCACAACCGCCGGAAAAAGGTGTGTGTAGAGGGGGTGGAGACCCGGGAGGAATGGGAGAGCGTCCGCCTCATGAACGCGGACTGTATCCAGGGCTTTTACATCTCACGGCCTGTGGAAAAGGATTTTTTCTTCAGCCATTACGTGGCCGTCAGCTTTGACGGGAAAAACCTGGCAGGCGCCATCGACCGGGAAAGGCTCCAGGATCACCTTGTCAACGACCGGGAGCTTTTGTTCGCCATGATGAACGCCACACCTCTGTCCCTGATGATCTGGAACCGTCAGTTTGAGATCCTGGCCTGCAACGAGGAGGCTGTCCGCCTCTTTGGGGCAGACAACAGGACCCGGCTGATCGAGGATTTCGACAGCTATTCGCCGCCAAGGCAGCCAAACGGCCAGGAGAGCAGGACAAAAGTGCGCGACAGGATCTTCGAGGCCTTTCTAAACGGGAAGACCCAGTTTAAGTGGATGCACCTGGACCGCCACGGGCACCAGTTTCCGGTCGAGGTCACCTGTGTGCGGATACCCTACCAGAACGACCATGTGGTGGCCAGCTACGCCAGAGACCTCCGGTCAGAACTCGAGGTCGAGCAGAGCAACAAGAAGTTCCGAAAACGGCTGCTGGCGCTGCTGGACGCCACACCCCTCTGCCTCAACCTGTGGAACAAAAAGTTTGAGAACGTCATGTGTAATGAAGAGGCTCTGAAGCTTTTCGAGCTTGAGGATGAGCGGGAATACCTTGCCCATTTTTATGCCCTCTCACCAGAGCGCCAGCCCGACGGGCAGTTTAGCGAGGCGAAGGCCGAAGCTAAAATCACAGAGGCCATGCAGAGAGGGCGGACCCGTTTCCGGTGGCTGCACTGCAAGCAGGACGGTACCCCCATCCCTGCCGAGGTAACCCTGGTGCGCATCGACCACCTCGACGACGACGGCAGCGCCATGGTCGCCGGATATACCCGGGACCTGAGGGAGCAGATCGAGGCAGAGAAGATGCAGCGTGTCCTGAACGCCCGTGTGCGCGCCGTCATGGACGCCACCCCGCTCTCCTGTATCCTGTGGAATGTGAGGGAGGAAATCCTGGACTGCAACCAGATGGCAGTGGAGATGTTCTGTGCCGGCAGCGTCGACGACGTGCTGCGCGGGTTCGACAGTTACCAGCCTTTGTACCAGCCCGACGGGACACCCAGTTTGGAGAAGAAAGAAACCTATTTCAGAGAGGTAAAAGAAAAGGGCTATTGTGCCTTTGAATGGCTGTATGAGAACAGGCAGCACGAAAAAATCCCCTGTGAGGTAACCCTGGTGCGGGCCGCCATGAAAGAGGACGAGGATATTATCATTGCGTACAGCCGAGATTTGAGAACGCCGGGAGAGAGGAAAAAGGACACAGCAGATGAGTGA